The following are encoded together in the Vicinamibacterales bacterium genome:
- a CDS encoding ABC transporter ATP-binding protein, with protein MPLRNRVDFSELRFVDVSRNFGRRRALNRVSFAAGAGTITALLGPNGAGKSTFLSIAATLLEPSSGRVAYGDADAASAGRALRARIGLLGHDLFLYQELTAAENLRFFARVYDLDRVEDRVAAGLERAGLAERRDDAVGGFSRGMRQRLALERALLHEPRLLLLDEPFTGLDDVAREALRARLIDVRAAGAIVLLTTHDRAAVEGLTDAAVTLIDGRLAPRQGSGQA; from the coding sequence TTGCCGCTCCGTAACCGCGTGGATTTCTCGGAGCTCCGCTTTGTCGACGTCAGCCGGAACTTCGGGCGCCGCCGCGCGCTGAACCGCGTCAGCTTTGCCGCCGGCGCCGGAACCATCACCGCGCTGCTCGGGCCGAACGGCGCCGGGAAGTCGACCTTTCTCTCGATCGCCGCCACGCTGCTCGAGCCCTCGAGCGGCCGGGTCGCCTACGGCGACGCGGACGCGGCGTCGGCGGGGCGCGCGCTCCGCGCGCGGATCGGCCTGCTCGGCCACGACCTCTTCCTCTATCAGGAGCTGACGGCGGCGGAGAACCTGCGGTTCTTCGCGCGGGTGTACGATCTCGATCGCGTGGAGGATCGCGTGGCCGCGGGGCTCGAGCGCGCCGGTCTGGCCGAGCGGCGGGACGATGCGGTGGGGGGCTTCTCGCGCGGCATGCGCCAGCGGCTCGCGCTGGAACGGGCGCTCCTGCACGAACCGCGGCTGCTGCTGCTCGACGAGCCGTTCACCGGACTGGACGATGTCGCGCGCGAGGCGCTGCGCGCGCGGCTGATCGACGTGCGCGCCGCCGGCGCGATCGTGCTGCTGACGACGCACGACAGGGCGGCGGTGGAAGGGTTGACTGACGCCGCGGTGACCCTGATCGACGGACGGCTCGCCCCTCGACAGGGCTCGGGGCAGGCCTGA
- a CDS encoding heme exporter protein CcmB: MRAFVRAVWVVTRKDILIETRTREILFTTVFFALACVLVFAFGFVKEGRPVQDAAAGILWIAIAFSGTLALGRAFERERHGETLRALLIAPIDRPALYVGKLLGILLLLAAVEVLIVPLVGLMFQARLFAHPLLMLGLLAAGTIGFAAVGTLFAAMLVRARSRDVLLPILLYPITVPVIVAGVRGTAALLQPEADEPMARAWLAMLVFFDAVFITLALWTFEAVMSE, encoded by the coding sequence ATGCGGGCGTTCGTGCGGGCGGTATGGGTGGTGACGCGCAAGGACATCCTGATCGAGACGCGGACCCGCGAGATCCTGTTCACGACGGTGTTCTTCGCGCTGGCCTGCGTGCTGGTGTTCGCGTTCGGCTTCGTGAAGGAGGGGCGCCCGGTGCAGGACGCGGCGGCGGGCATCCTGTGGATCGCGATCGCCTTCTCCGGGACGCTGGCGCTGGGCCGCGCGTTCGAGCGCGAGCGGCACGGGGAAACGCTGCGCGCGCTGTTGATCGCGCCGATCGACCGGCCGGCCCTGTACGTGGGCAAGCTGCTGGGCATCCTGCTTCTGCTCGCCGCGGTCGAGGTGCTGATCGTGCCGCTGGTCGGGCTGATGTTCCAGGCCCGCCTGTTCGCGCATCCGCTGCTGATGCTCGGCCTGCTCGCCGCGGGGACGATCGGGTTCGCGGCGGTCGGAACCCTGTTCGCGGCGATGCTGGTCCGCGCCCGGAGCCGCGACGTGCTGCTGCCGATCCTGCTGTACCCGATCACCGTGCCGGTCATCGTCGCGGGGGTGCGCGGCACGGCGGCGCTGCTGCAGCCCGAGGCGGACGAGCCGATGGCGCGGGCGTGGCTGGCGATGCTGGTGTTCTTCGACGCGGTGTTCATCACGCTGGCGTTGTGGACGTTCGAAGCGGTCATGAGCGAGTAG
- the ccsA gene encoding cytochrome c biogenesis protein CcsA translates to MKKLFLPVMLLAALMFAYAPFLILDAPFEASMGVVSKIFYFHAACGMILFVAAFYSGVGSARFLFTRNPAHDRSAVAGAELTVLFGLIVLVTGPLWARKAWGVWWVWDPRLTSTLVMWMIFTAYLLLRRYGGPGSERLAAAVSLFGMVNVPFVYWSVNFWRTLHPKTSVVPSLPPEMRGPFWYCVAAFLLLFLVLAAARVQLERRRQQLDELYLRLED, encoded by the coding sequence ATGAAGAAGCTGTTCCTGCCGGTGATGCTGCTCGCGGCGCTGATGTTCGCCTACGCGCCGTTCCTGATTCTCGACGCGCCGTTCGAGGCGAGCATGGGGGTGGTGTCGAAGATCTTCTACTTCCACGCGGCGTGCGGGATGATCCTGTTCGTCGCCGCCTTCTACAGCGGCGTCGGCAGCGCGCGGTTTCTCTTCACGCGCAACCCGGCGCACGACCGGAGCGCCGTCGCCGGCGCCGAGCTGACGGTGCTGTTCGGGCTGATCGTGCTGGTCACCGGCCCGCTGTGGGCGCGCAAGGCGTGGGGCGTGTGGTGGGTGTGGGATCCGCGCCTGACCTCCACGCTCGTGATGTGGATGATCTTCACCGCCTACCTTCTGCTGCGCCGCTATGGCGGTCCGGGATCCGAGCGGCTGGCGGCGGCGGTCTCGCTCTTCGGCATGGTGAACGTGCCGTTCGTGTACTGGTCCGTGAACTTCTGGCGCACCCTGCACCCGAAGACCTCCGTGGTCCCGTCGCTGCCGCCCGAGATGCGCGGTCCGTTCTGGTACTGCGTCGCCGCCTTCCTGCTGCTGTTCCTGGTGCTGGCCGCGGCGCGGGTGCAGCTCGAGCGGCGCCGGCAGCAGCTCGACGAGCTCTATCTCCGCCTCGAGGATTAA
- a CDS encoding CcmD family protein encodes MRYLGAIVLAFTVLLTAAAAAQPQPPPKPAAQDEFVPVNAPMNAQDTIPAPLLVGSAYAFIWIVVFAYVWSIRSRLASVERDMAALDRRLGPGSR; translated from the coding sequence ATGAGATACCTGGGAGCGATTGTGTTGGCGTTCACCGTTCTCCTGACGGCCGCGGCGGCCGCACAGCCGCAGCCGCCGCCCAAGCCCGCCGCACAGGACGAGTTCGTGCCGGTGAACGCGCCGATGAACGCGCAGGACACGATACCGGCGCCGCTGCTCGTCGGCAGCGCCTACGCCTTCATCTGGATCGTGGTGTTCGCCTACGTCTGGTCGATCCGCAGCCGCCTGGCGTCGGTCGAGCGGGACATGGCCGCGCTCGATCGCCGCCTCGGACCCGGGAGCAGGTAG
- a CDS encoding metallophosphoesterase family protein, with protein MRYLILSDLHANMDAFDAVLEHASGAWDRVLVLGDLVGYGADPNAVVDKVRALAPEAVIRGNHDKAASGIDDGSQFNHVARIAALWTATRLTPGNLAYVRALPMGPVQVDALTEICHGTPFDEDHYVFDGHDAMLAIGAAQRPLCLFGHTHLPALFKLIDERFEGMPLDPDRDHVIPLQRGVRYLVNVGSIGQPRDGDPRAGYGILDDEARELRAFRVPYAVERAQQKILAAGLPASLANRLAMGR; from the coding sequence GTGCGGTACCTGATCCTCTCGGACCTCCACGCCAACATGGACGCGTTCGACGCGGTGCTGGAGCACGCCTCGGGCGCGTGGGATCGCGTGCTCGTGCTCGGCGATCTGGTCGGCTACGGCGCCGATCCCAACGCGGTGGTCGACAAGGTGCGCGCGCTGGCGCCCGAAGCGGTGATCCGGGGGAATCACGACAAGGCCGCCTCCGGCATCGACGACGGGAGTCAGTTCAACCACGTGGCGCGCATCGCGGCGCTGTGGACGGCGACGCGGCTGACGCCCGGCAATCTCGCCTACGTCCGCGCGCTGCCGATGGGCCCGGTGCAGGTGGACGCGCTCACCGAGATCTGCCACGGCACGCCGTTCGACGAGGATCACTACGTGTTCGACGGCCACGACGCGATGCTCGCGATCGGCGCGGCGCAGCGGCCGCTGTGCCTGTTCGGCCACACACACCTGCCGGCGCTGTTCAAGCTGATCGACGAGCGGTTCGAGGGGATGCCGCTGGACCCCGATCGCGATCACGTGATCCCGCTGCAGCGCGGCGTCAGGTACCTGGTCAACGTCGGGTCGATCGGCCAGCCGCGCGACGGCGACCCGCGCGCCGGCTACGGCATCCTGGACGACGAGGCGCGCGAGCTGCGCGCGTTCCGCGTGCCCTACGCTGTCGAGCGGGCGCAGCAGAAGATCCTGGCCGCCGGCCTGCCGGCAAGCCTCGCCAACCGGCTGGCGATGGGACGTTGA
- a CDS encoding shikimate kinase, with product MTPIDKIYLVGFMAAGKTTVARAVARRLGWRAEDVDELIEARERSTVADIFARHGEPYFRAVEREILHLLLPLRHTVVATGGGTFMDPESQQAILLDGTSVWLDVPLETIVARLPSDGRRPLSADRGQMERLFLVRQAAYARAHLRVDAAGPAEAVAERILEALRIT from the coding sequence CCGGGAAGACCACCGTGGCCCGGGCCGTGGCGCGGCGGCTCGGCTGGCGCGCCGAGGACGTCGACGAGCTGATCGAAGCGCGCGAGCGGAGCACGGTCGCCGACATCTTCGCGCGGCACGGCGAGCCGTACTTCCGCGCCGTCGAACGGGAGATCCTGCACCTGCTGCTGCCGCTGCGCCACACCGTGGTCGCGACCGGCGGGGGCACGTTCATGGATCCGGAGAGCCAGCAGGCCATCCTGCTGGACGGCACGTCCGTGTGGCTCGACGTGCCGCTCGAGACCATCGTCGCCCGGCTGCCGTCCGACGGCCGCCGCCCGCTGTCGGCCGATCGCGGGCAGATGGAGCGCCTGTTCCTCGTGCGGCAGGCCGCCTACGCGCGCGCGCACCTGCGCGTCGACGCGGCCGGTCCGGCGGAAGCGGTCGCCGAGCGGATCCTCGAAGCGCTGCGGATCACGTAA